A genomic stretch from Halichoerus grypus chromosome 5, mHalGry1.hap1.1, whole genome shotgun sequence includes:
- the OPRD1 gene encoding delta-type opioid receptor isoform X1 produces MEPAPSADAALQPPLLANTSDAFPSAFPSEGANASGPPAARSASSLALAIAITALYSAVCAVGLLGNVLVMFGIVRPTWTVSRLSPTPPDCSRVEEGVRNRRTLWSQRPSRRLPHLVLASRPGPSAQPRYTKMKTATNIYIFNLALADALATSTLPFQSAKYLMETWPFGELLCKAVLSIDYYNMFTSIFTLTMMSVDRYIAVCHPVKALDFRTPAKAKLINICIWVLASGVGVPIMVMAVTRPRDGAVVCMLQFPSPSWYWDTVTKICVFLFAFVVPILIITVCYGLMLLRLRSVRLLSGSKEKDRSLRRITRMVLVVVGAFVVCWAPIHIFVIVWTLVDIDRRDPLVVAALHLCIALGYANSSLNPVLYAFLDENFKRCFRQLCRTPCGRPEPGSFSRARETTARERVTACTPSDGPGGGAAA; encoded by the exons ATGGAGCCGGCCCCCTCCGCCGACGCCGCGCTGCAGCCCCCGCTCCTCGCCAACACTTCGGACGCCTTCCCCAGCGCCTTCCCCAGCGAGGGCGCCAATGCGTCGGGGCCGCCGGCCGCCCGCAGCGCCTCGTCCCTCGCCCTGGCTATCGCCATCACCGCGCTCTACTCGGCCGTGTGCGCCGTGGGGCTGCTGGGCAACGTGCTCGTCATGTTCGGCATCGTCCG ccccacctggacTGTGAGCAGATTGTCTCCAACCCCCCCGGACTGTAGCAGGGTGGAGGAAGGTGTGAGGAACAGAAGAACGCTGTGGAGCCAGCGCCCGTCCAGACGTTTGCCCCACTTGGTCTTGGCATCCAGACCGGGCCCCTCCGCACAGCCACG GTACACTAAGATGAAGACAGCCACCAACATCTACATCTTCAACCTGGCCTTGGCAGATGCACTGGCCACCAGCACGCTGCCCTTCCAGAGTGCCAAGTACCTGATGGAGACATGGCCCTTCGGGGAACTGCTCTGCAAGGCTGTGCTCTCCATTGACTACTACAATATGTTCACCAGCATCTTCACCCTCACCATGATGAGTGTTGACCGCTATATTGCCGTCTGCCACCCCGTCAAGGCCCTGGACTTCCGCACACCCGCCAAGGCCAAGCTGATCAACATCTGCATCTGGGTCCTGGCCTCGGGTGTGGGTGTCCCCATCATGGTCATGGCTGTGACCCGCCCCCGGG ACGGGGCAGTGGTGTGCATGCTCCAGTTCCCCAGCCCTAGCTGGTACTGGGATACGGTGACCAAGATCTGCGTGTTCCTCTTCGCCTTCGTCGTGCCCATTCTCATCATCACCGTGTGCTACGGCCTGATGCTGCTGCGCCTGCGCAGCGTGCGCCTGCTGTCGGGCTCCAAGGAGAAGGACCGCAGCCTGCGGCGCATCACGCgcatggtgctggtggtggtgggcgCCTTCGTGGTGTGCTGGGCGCCCATCCACATCTTCGTCATCGTCTGGACGCTGGTGGACATCGACCGCCGCGACCCGCTCGTGGTGGCCGCGCTGCACCTGTGCATCGCGCTCGGCTACGCCAACAGCAGCCTCAACCCCGTGCTCTACGCCTTCCTCGACGAGAACTTCAAGCGCTGCTTCCGCCAGCTCTGCCGCACGCCCTGCGGCCGCCCGGAGCCCGGCAGCTTCAGCCGCGCCCGCGAGACCACGGCCCGCGAACGGGTCACCGCCTGCACCCCGTCCGACGGTCCCGGCGGGGGGGCCGCCGCCTAA
- the OPRD1 gene encoding delta-type opioid receptor isoform X2 has translation MEPAPSADAALQPPLLANTSDAFPSAFPSEGANASGPPAARSASSLALAIAITALYSAVCAVGLLGNVLVMFGIVRYTKMKTATNIYIFNLALADALATSTLPFQSAKYLMETWPFGELLCKAVLSIDYYNMFTSIFTLTMMSVDRYIAVCHPVKALDFRTPAKAKLINICIWVLASGVGVPIMVMAVTRPRDGAVVCMLQFPSPSWYWDTVTKICVFLFAFVVPILIITVCYGLMLLRLRSVRLLSGSKEKDRSLRRITRMVLVVVGAFVVCWAPIHIFVIVWTLVDIDRRDPLVVAALHLCIALGYANSSLNPVLYAFLDENFKRCFRQLCRTPCGRPEPGSFSRARETTARERVTACTPSDGPGGGAAA, from the exons ATGGAGCCGGCCCCCTCCGCCGACGCCGCGCTGCAGCCCCCGCTCCTCGCCAACACTTCGGACGCCTTCCCCAGCGCCTTCCCCAGCGAGGGCGCCAATGCGTCGGGGCCGCCGGCCGCCCGCAGCGCCTCGTCCCTCGCCCTGGCTATCGCCATCACCGCGCTCTACTCGGCCGTGTGCGCCGTGGGGCTGCTGGGCAACGTGCTCGTCATGTTCGGCATCGTCCG GTACACTAAGATGAAGACAGCCACCAACATCTACATCTTCAACCTGGCCTTGGCAGATGCACTGGCCACCAGCACGCTGCCCTTCCAGAGTGCCAAGTACCTGATGGAGACATGGCCCTTCGGGGAACTGCTCTGCAAGGCTGTGCTCTCCATTGACTACTACAATATGTTCACCAGCATCTTCACCCTCACCATGATGAGTGTTGACCGCTATATTGCCGTCTGCCACCCCGTCAAGGCCCTGGACTTCCGCACACCCGCCAAGGCCAAGCTGATCAACATCTGCATCTGGGTCCTGGCCTCGGGTGTGGGTGTCCCCATCATGGTCATGGCTGTGACCCGCCCCCGGG ACGGGGCAGTGGTGTGCATGCTCCAGTTCCCCAGCCCTAGCTGGTACTGGGATACGGTGACCAAGATCTGCGTGTTCCTCTTCGCCTTCGTCGTGCCCATTCTCATCATCACCGTGTGCTACGGCCTGATGCTGCTGCGCCTGCGCAGCGTGCGCCTGCTGTCGGGCTCCAAGGAGAAGGACCGCAGCCTGCGGCGCATCACGCgcatggtgctggtggtggtgggcgCCTTCGTGGTGTGCTGGGCGCCCATCCACATCTTCGTCATCGTCTGGACGCTGGTGGACATCGACCGCCGCGACCCGCTCGTGGTGGCCGCGCTGCACCTGTGCATCGCGCTCGGCTACGCCAACAGCAGCCTCAACCCCGTGCTCTACGCCTTCCTCGACGAGAACTTCAAGCGCTGCTTCCGCCAGCTCTGCCGCACGCCCTGCGGCCGCCCGGAGCCCGGCAGCTTCAGCCGCGCCCGCGAGACCACGGCCCGCGAACGGGTCACCGCCTGCACCCCGTCCGACGGTCCCGGCGGGGGGGCCGCCGCCTAA